One Sinobacterium caligoides genomic window carries:
- a CDS encoding mechanosensitive ion channel family protein, with product MKRLKCIKDRPKNTLSTAPLGFVIATLLLACLISLSAYADNTWQGRWNTVWRSGGAQLQIEQDGNKVTGYYQPYDGYIRATIKGDQLTGKWSQANASGHFIFVMAPDKETFSGRFDNGEWWNGERIDVSRSVKPPSVNTTDPRETMRSFLTLANAINAGDLNLMDELLSTLDIDLDNIDQPYRDYTIRAMQLFYIIDQAHLRIWTIENEVDQQHYQLTLPLISGDTFDVQFINQNGVWKIALPDFTTLKLTLDAQLEKLGQPEINPLKHLDLATPRDTLRTFVEQFYAWDKGGKVDVLRTLDLSAVPINVREWETPIIAEYLMQSLNRITFIIWQEIPNDPNSDTPFVYFQHPRGNIVIAPKTDVDGHKIWQFTPDTIATIRELHDTLEPLPTVVGSQAINDTTVFFTIRHLIKQWSPWLTKRVWLLELWQFIAGISFIFLGGWLALLASSLITHSCQRIPILAQPTRRDANATFGHPCTLLITGSLWSYGFIILGIPDYLFTLIRTISASFIVVGGIWLALSVVNKIQRILLEKAHSTTTLLDDILITLVGSLSKLVLFISGAIAFAEIFNIPYETVIAGLGIGGLAFAIAAKDTIANFFGSAVILADRPFSPGDKIVIGEYTGRIEAVGLRSTKIRTENEAVVIIPNSLVSKDIICNRTRKQRSLVDLYLKIANNTAANDIATLSNDIQRLLEEEPLVDGKWLFVGAHGFHESGVRLRIRCYLNMTVEREFYRERHELTMKIMRLIENSHVKLECAPRPEIQPT from the coding sequence ATGAAGCGGTTAAAGTGTATTAAAGATAGACCAAAAAACACATTGAGCACGGCACCATTAGGCTTCGTTATTGCTACTCTGCTATTAGCCTGTCTTATTAGCTTGTCAGCCTACGCGGATAATACCTGGCAAGGGCGCTGGAACACTGTCTGGCGCAGTGGTGGTGCTCAGCTACAAATCGAACAAGATGGCAATAAAGTGACTGGCTACTACCAGCCATATGATGGCTATATAAGAGCCACCATTAAAGGTGACCAGCTCACAGGCAAGTGGTCGCAAGCCAACGCCAGTGGCCACTTTATTTTCGTCATGGCGCCTGATAAAGAAACCTTCTCTGGGCGCTTTGATAACGGCGAGTGGTGGAACGGAGAGCGTATCGATGTAAGTCGTTCTGTTAAGCCGCCATCCGTTAATACTACCGATCCAAGAGAGACGATGCGTAGCTTCCTCACCTTAGCTAACGCCATCAACGCCGGCGATCTAAACCTGATGGACGAGCTGCTCTCCACGCTCGATATAGACCTCGACAACATCGATCAGCCCTATCGTGATTACACGATTAGGGCTATGCAACTATTTTATATCATTGATCAGGCGCACTTACGGATATGGACGATAGAGAACGAGGTCGATCAGCAGCATTACCAACTGACACTGCCGTTAATAAGTGGTGATACCTTTGACGTTCAGTTCATTAATCAAAATGGCGTATGGAAAATTGCGCTCCCAGACTTTACGACACTGAAACTCACCTTAGATGCCCAGCTTGAGAAGCTTGGTCAACCTGAGATCAACCCTCTGAAACACCTTGATCTCGCCACCCCCAGAGACACCTTGCGCACTTTTGTCGAGCAGTTCTACGCATGGGATAAAGGCGGTAAAGTTGATGTATTACGCACCCTCGATCTCAGTGCCGTTCCAATCAACGTTCGAGAATGGGAAACTCCTATTATCGCTGAATACTTAATGCAGAGTCTCAATCGTATTACTTTTATTATCTGGCAGGAGATTCCCAACGACCCCAACAGCGATACCCCTTTCGTCTATTTCCAACACCCACGTGGCAATATTGTCATTGCTCCAAAAACGGATGTTGACGGCCATAAGATCTGGCAATTTACCCCAGACACTATTGCGACGATTCGCGAGCTACACGATACGCTTGAGCCACTGCCGACAGTGGTCGGCTCACAAGCGATTAACGACACCACCGTCTTTTTCACGATTCGCCACTTAATCAAACAGTGGAGCCCTTGGCTTACCAAGCGGGTGTGGTTATTGGAGCTCTGGCAATTCATCGCCGGCATCAGTTTCATCTTCCTTGGAGGCTGGCTGGCTCTGCTAGCTTCTTCACTCATCACACACAGCTGTCAGCGAATACCAATTCTTGCCCAGCCCACTCGACGTGATGCCAACGCAACGTTTGGTCACCCCTGCACCCTATTGATCACCGGCAGTTTGTGGTCCTATGGTTTCATCATACTGGGAATCCCCGACTACCTATTTACACTCATTCGCACAATTAGCGCCTCATTCATTGTGGTTGGCGGCATTTGGCTAGCGCTCTCTGTTGTTAATAAAATACAGCGAATACTATTAGAAAAGGCTCATTCAACCACGACGCTACTTGACGACATTCTCATCACCCTAGTGGGTAGTTTAAGCAAACTCGTGCTGTTTATCTCCGGAGCTATCGCTTTCGCCGAGATTTTCAACATCCCCTATGAGACAGTCATCGCAGGGCTCGGTATTGGCGGGCTTGCTTTCGCCATCGCCGCCAAAGACACTATCGCCAACTTCTTTGGCTCGGCCGTCATCCTCGCCGACCGCCCATTTAGCCCAGGAGATAAGATCGTCATCGGTGAATATACCGGGCGTATTGAGGCCGTTGGCCTACGTTCGACAAAGATTCGCACAGAAAATGAGGCGGTGGTGATCATACCTAACAGCCTGGTATCAAAAGATATCATCTGTAACCGCACGCGTAAGCAGCGCTCCCTAGTCGATCTCTATCTTAAAATTGCCAACAATACTGCGGCGAACGATATCGCAACACTCTCCAATGATATTCAGCGCTTACTTGAGGAGGAACCTCTCGTCGATGGCAAGTGGCTCTTTGTCGGCGCCCACGGTTTTCATGAGTCAGGTGTGAGGTTGCGCATTCGCTGCTATCTAAACATGACCGTTGAGCGTGAGTTCTACCGTGAACGCCATGAGTTGACGATGAAGATCATGCGCTTGATCGAGAACAGCCACGTGAAGCTAGAGTGCGCCCCTCGCCCCGAGATACAACCGACCTAA
- a CDS encoding NINE protein, with the protein MNNSGSTTHSVLLGYVIWIFGFLGAHRFYYGKPKTGTLYFFTLGLFFIGWIIDLFLIPAMHDEADRRFAQGAYNYSVSWLLLTFLGLFGVHRLYMGKWVTGILYFFTAGLCGLGWLYDLWTLNGQVDELNRQSY; encoded by the coding sequence ATGAATAATAGTGGCTCAACGACGCATTCTGTTCTATTAGGTTATGTGATCTGGATATTTGGCTTTTTAGGCGCGCACCGCTTCTATTACGGCAAGCCAAAGACTGGGACGCTGTATTTTTTTACGCTAGGTTTGTTTTTTATTGGCTGGATAATCGACCTATTCCTGATTCCTGCGATGCACGATGAAGCCGATCGACGTTTTGCACAAGGGGCTTACAATTACTCGGTGAGCTGGTTGTTATTGACGTTCCTTGGATTGTTTGGCGTGCATCGTCTTTATATGGGGAAGTGGGTCACTGGCATCCTCTATTTTTTCACGGCTGGTTTGTGTGGGCTTGGTTGGCTGTATGATCTTTGGACCTTGAACGGCCAGGTCGATGAACTAAATCGCCAATCTTATTGA
- a CDS encoding class II 3-deoxy-7-phosphoheptulonate synthase, whose product MTTSKSSWQPDSWRQQTGLQMPHYHDQASLSSVTQSLRGMPALVLPEEIQRLRQQLAMAERGEAFLLQAGDCAESFNDFGETKLRATFQQILQMAVVLTHGLERPVIKLGRIAGQYAKPRSSDKESRGDQSLPSYRGDIINGVDFTAEARVPDPQRMLQAYHFSACGLNLLRALSSSGEADLNQVKQWNRAFVANSQASATYQEVTAQIEQSLAFMNVVGINTSNTPSLHQVDLFCSHEALLLEYEQALVRQDRNGDFYGGSGHMLWIGERTRQLNSAHVEFLRGLSNPVGIKVGPTATSDSILPLLDTLNPDNASGRITLISRMGADNIEQLLPPLVRDLKRDGRNVCWISDPMHGNTQSTKHGYKTRDFNNIIREIKGFFAVHQAEGSVAGGVHLELTGEHVTECIGGITGISESDLEQCYKTQCDPRLNGDQGLELAFLVAELLR is encoded by the coding sequence GTGACCACTTCCAAAAGCTCATGGCAGCCTGATAGCTGGAGACAGCAAACAGGGCTACAAATGCCTCACTACCACGATCAAGCATCACTCTCATCGGTAACCCAGAGCTTACGTGGTATGCCTGCGCTGGTTCTTCCAGAGGAAATACAACGGTTGCGACAGCAGCTGGCCATGGCCGAACGCGGCGAAGCCTTCCTCCTACAGGCTGGCGACTGTGCCGAGAGCTTTAATGATTTTGGCGAGACTAAGCTTCGTGCAACCTTCCAACAAATCCTGCAGATGGCGGTGGTACTGACCCATGGTTTGGAGCGCCCTGTCATTAAGCTCGGGCGCATTGCCGGGCAATATGCCAAACCACGCTCCAGCGATAAAGAGAGTCGCGGTGACCAAAGCCTCCCTAGCTATCGTGGCGACATTATAAACGGCGTCGATTTCACCGCTGAGGCGAGAGTACCCGACCCACAACGCATGCTGCAGGCCTATCACTTTTCAGCTTGTGGCCTCAACCTATTGCGAGCCCTGTCGTCATCAGGTGAGGCCGACCTCAACCAGGTCAAACAGTGGAATCGTGCCTTCGTCGCCAATAGTCAGGCTAGTGCAACCTATCAAGAGGTCACCGCTCAAATCGAGCAGTCTCTCGCCTTCATGAATGTAGTCGGCATCAATACCAGCAATACTCCCTCACTGCATCAAGTAGACCTGTTCTGCTCGCACGAAGCACTTCTACTTGAGTATGAGCAGGCGTTGGTACGACAAGATCGTAATGGTGACTTCTATGGCGGCTCTGGACATATGCTCTGGATTGGTGAGCGCACTCGCCAGCTTAACAGCGCGCATGTCGAATTCCTTCGTGGACTCAGCAACCCAGTGGGCATCAAAGTCGGCCCTACAGCGACCAGCGATAGTATTCTGCCACTGCTCGATACGCTGAACCCTGATAATGCCTCAGGTCGTATCACACTCATTAGTCGCATGGGGGCGGACAATATCGAGCAATTGTTACCGCCGTTGGTCCGCGATTTAAAACGCGATGGGCGAAACGTGTGCTGGATCTCTGACCCTATGCACGGCAACACCCAAAGTACCAAGCATGGCTATAAGACCCGTGACTTCAACAACATCATTCGTGAAATCAAAGGTTTCTTTGCCGTCCATCAGGCCGAAGGAAGTGTCGCCGGCGGCGTTCACCTTGAGCTTACAGGCGAACACGTCACCGAGTGCATCGGCGGCATAACCGGTATCAGCGAATCTGACTTAGAACAGTGCTACAAGACTCAGTGTGACCCACGTCTAAACGGTGACCAAGGATTAGAACTGGCCTTCTTGGTGGCCGAATTATTACGCTAA
- a CDS encoding NAD(P)H-dependent oxidoreductase → MTTSTNNILLLFAHPSLHRSEVNLPLFNRAQQTPGVTCIDLYREYPHFSIDADIEQQRLLEHEIIIFMFPLYWYSTPALLKEWQDLVLEYGFAYGAGGNALQGKHFFCAVTTGGQQGAYQYDCKNKFTLKEFLLPIEQMAQLTGMRYLPPFALFGARSAIDEGRLSQHLEDWQQLLTALREGHIDIDAAQQLPLLNQDLSRLLGNHR, encoded by the coding sequence ATGACCACAAGCACAAACAACATATTACTGCTCTTCGCCCATCCCTCATTACACCGCTCTGAGGTTAACCTACCGCTATTTAATCGTGCGCAGCAAACGCCCGGTGTCACCTGTATCGACCTCTATCGTGAGTACCCGCATTTTTCGATCGATGCCGACATCGAACAGCAGCGCCTCCTTGAGCACGAAATAATCATCTTCATGTTCCCTCTCTACTGGTATTCAACCCCGGCATTACTCAAAGAGTGGCAGGACCTCGTGCTTGAATATGGCTTTGCCTATGGCGCTGGCGGCAATGCGCTACAGGGTAAGCATTTCTTCTGTGCCGTAACCACTGGAGGCCAACAGGGTGCCTATCAGTATGACTGCAAAAATAAATTTACGCTGAAGGAGTTCTTACTCCCCATAGAGCAGATGGCGCAACTAACAGGCATGCGCTATCTGCCACCTTTTGCTCTGTTTGGTGCCCGCAGTGCGATAGATGAGGGGCGGCTATCACAGCATCTCGAAGACTGGCAGCAGCTTCTCACTGCACTGCGAGAAGGTCATATAGACATCGACGCCGCTCAGCAATTGCCCTTGCTCAACCAAGACCTCAGTCGCCTTCTAGGAAACCATCGATGA
- a CDS encoding monovalent cation:proton antiporter-2 (CPA2) family protein, translating into MTGYLVQSFIYLFAAIIFVPLAKRLGLGSVLGYLIAGVVIGPITGLVGQETNTIQHFAEFGVVMMLFLVGLELEPRMLWDMRNKLIGLGGLQLGLTTAIITAGATFLGLSWSISLAIGLIFSLSSTAIVLQTFNEKGLSRTEGGKNAFSVLLFQDIAVIPMLALIPMLALPELIDAATALASSSEQHPQLSLVAGLPSWAYGIAILATISALVVGGHYLSRPLFRYVASSGLHEIFTATALTLVIGIAALMSLVGLSPALGTFLAGVVLANSEFRHELEANIEPFKGLLLGLFFITVGAGLDFSLLADNFLFIVGIALSVMLIKTAVLWLLAILFKIGNSNRWLLALSLAQAGEFGFVLLSYTTQQHVIPAELAHLLSPVVALSMFLTPALFIFYEKVVLPRYQSDSNQHQADDIDELGSVIVAGAGRFGQIVNRLLTSNDIKTVMLDQQVRQIDIMRRIETKSYYGDATNPQLLHTAGIEQADLFVACIDDRERTTELVHFLKRSYPKLKVLARAFDRGHGYELRNAGADVVVSETYHSALYLGEHALRQLGFHPFRAHQKKSRFLSTEARHKQALYELWRDNTDDAKFSASFSKLFMQLEESISNEMKQDRYSVKSNKERSWSPPPKGYEKGDEEEL; encoded by the coding sequence ATGACTGGTTATCTCGTACAAAGCTTCATTTATCTCTTTGCCGCAATCATCTTTGTTCCCTTAGCCAAACGTCTTGGTCTTGGCTCTGTGCTTGGCTATCTTATCGCCGGTGTTGTCATCGGCCCTATCACAGGGTTAGTTGGGCAGGAAACTAACACCATCCAACACTTTGCCGAGTTTGGCGTCGTCATGATGCTCTTCTTGGTTGGCCTCGAACTTGAGCCCCGCATGCTTTGGGACATGCGTAACAAGCTAATTGGTCTGGGAGGCCTACAACTCGGCCTCACTACCGCTATCATCACTGCAGGGGCAACTTTCTTAGGCTTGAGTTGGAGCATATCATTAGCTATCGGCCTGATCTTCTCGCTCTCCTCTACTGCCATCGTTCTACAAACCTTTAACGAGAAAGGCCTGTCTCGTACCGAGGGAGGCAAGAATGCGTTTTCCGTGTTGCTCTTCCAAGACATCGCCGTTATCCCCATGCTTGCCCTCATCCCAATGCTTGCACTGCCAGAGTTAATCGATGCTGCAACCGCACTGGCAAGCTCGAGCGAGCAGCACCCACAGCTCTCCCTTGTTGCGGGGCTGCCTTCCTGGGCTTACGGAATAGCCATCTTGGCAACGATCAGCGCCCTCGTTGTTGGCGGCCACTACCTCAGCCGACCATTATTCCGCTATGTCGCCAGTTCAGGGCTGCACGAGATATTTACCGCTACTGCCCTGACATTGGTAATTGGCATCGCAGCGTTAATGAGCTTGGTCGGTCTATCCCCTGCCCTTGGAACCTTCCTTGCGGGTGTCGTGCTAGCAAACAGCGAATTCCGCCACGAGCTTGAAGCGAATATAGAGCCCTTTAAAGGTTTATTACTTGGCTTATTCTTTATCACTGTCGGAGCTGGCCTCGACTTTAGCTTACTAGCCGATAACTTCTTATTTATCGTCGGCATCGCCCTCTCCGTCATGCTCATAAAGACAGCCGTTTTATGGTTGCTTGCGATATTATTCAAAATAGGTAATAGCAACCGCTGGTTACTTGCCTTATCTCTCGCCCAAGCAGGAGAGTTCGGTTTCGTGTTATTAAGCTATACCACGCAACAGCACGTCATACCGGCAGAGCTCGCTCACTTACTCTCACCTGTAGTAGCGCTGTCTATGTTTCTAACGCCCGCACTATTTATCTTCTATGAGAAGGTCGTGTTACCACGCTATCAAAGTGACAGCAATCAACATCAGGCCGACGATATCGACGAGCTGGGCAGTGTTATCGTCGCAGGGGCAGGCCGCTTCGGCCAGATTGTTAATCGTCTACTAACAAGTAACGATATCAAGACCGTCATGCTCGACCAACAGGTCCGGCAAATTGACATCATGCGCCGCATAGAAACAAAAAGTTATTATGGCGATGCCACTAACCCACAACTACTACACACTGCTGGTATTGAGCAGGCGGATCTTTTTGTCGCCTGTATCGATGATCGTGAACGCACCACAGAACTAGTGCATTTTCTCAAACGAAGCTATCCCAAACTGAAAGTTTTGGCTCGCGCTTTTGACCGTGGCCACGGCTATGAGCTGCGTAATGCCGGTGCCGATGTTGTTGTCAGTGAAACTTATCATTCCGCCTTATACTTGGGCGAGCACGCTCTACGCCAGCTTGGCTTCCACCCCTTTCGCGCTCACCAGAAAAAATCACGCTTTCTAAGTACCGAAGCCCGTCACAAGCAAGCGCTTTATGAGCTATGGCGAGACAACACCGATGACGCTAAGTTTAGCGCTTCCTTTAGTAAGTTATTCATGCAACTTGAAGAGAGCATTAGCAACGAAATGAAGCAGGACCGCTATAGCGTCAAGAGCAACAAAGAGCGCAGCTGGAGCCCACCACCAAAAGGCTATGAGAAGGGTGACGAAGAAGAGCTCTAA
- a CDS encoding SMR family transporter: MSAKDFVFSWGMVFAYVLLNAYGALVIKYKINQLGAVSFESMEQSLQYFLRLFTSPLILTGLLAIFVSAIAWMAALSRLDLSSAYPVAVGLNFVLVISVAFLSFREPVSALKLVAISLILFGVFLLYRDW, translated from the coding sequence ATGAGTGCTAAGGATTTTGTTTTTAGCTGGGGAATGGTCTTCGCCTATGTGTTGCTAAATGCTTACGGAGCATTAGTCATCAAATACAAGATTAATCAGTTGGGCGCTGTAAGTTTTGAGAGTATGGAACAGAGCTTACAGTACTTCTTACGGCTCTTTACCTCACCCTTGATTCTCACAGGCTTGCTTGCCATTTTCGTCTCGGCGATAGCTTGGATGGCCGCTTTGTCTCGGTTAGATTTGTCATCGGCCTACCCCGTTGCGGTAGGCCTTAATTTTGTACTGGTGATTAGTGTCGCCTTCCTGTCTTTTCGTGAGCCCGTATCGGCCCTTAAATTAGTCGCTATTTCATTGATATTATTTGGTGTTTTTCTCCTTTATCGTGATTGGTGA